A window from Candidatus Hydrogenedentota bacterium encodes these proteins:
- a CDS encoding DUF2283 domain-containing protein: protein MALVNSMATADVLELARMVLTTPHKCVWSSYDEEADVLYINFKKPAVATDSELTDEDIIVRYEGEEVIGLTLLHAVKRTA, encoded by the coding sequence ATGGCCCTTGTAAACAGCATGGCGACAGCCGATGTCCTCGAATTGGCCAGGATGGTCCTGACCACACCGCACAAGTGTGTCTGGTCGAGCTACGATGAGGAGGCGGACGTGCTCTATATCAACTTCAAGAAGCCCGCCGTGGCCACGGACAGCGAACTTACGGATGAAGATATCATCGTCCGCTATGAGGGTGAGGAGGTCATCGGGTTGACGCTGCTCCATGCGGTCAAAAGAACCGCCTAG
- a CDS encoding CPBP family intramembrane metalloprotease — MWLTTSGSRSAYWLAMKLLLWVLPALLLIRLSGKSVGEVMGFHRARAIAVWGGGVGLVLGITALAAKTLGSQPLFPPSLSWSLFSGVLVAPIVEELTFRGALLGPLCGRFGFWTANTITGLLFLGIHLPGWHFQGRLAENLTNPVGGALSVFLLGLLFGYVAHKSRSVAAGTLTHILNNLFSA, encoded by the coding sequence ATGTGGCTGACCACCAGCGGAAGCCGCTCCGCTTACTGGTTGGCGATGAAACTGCTACTGTGGGTGCTGCCCGCCCTCCTGCTCATCCGCCTCTCCGGCAAGAGCGTGGGGGAGGTGATGGGGTTCCACCGGGCGCGCGCGATTGCGGTCTGGGGTGGCGGTGTTGGGCTTGTGCTGGGAATCACGGCACTGGCCGCCAAAACGCTGGGAAGCCAGCCGCTCTTTCCCCCCAGCCTGAGTTGGTCCCTGTTCAGCGGGGTCCTGGTCGCGCCCATTGTCGAGGAACTCACCTTTCGGGGCGCCCTGCTCGGTCCGTTATGCGGACGCTTCGGTTTTTGGACGGCCAACACAATCACCGGCCTGCTTTTTCTGGGCATTCATCTTCCGGGCTGGCATTTCCAGGGCCGCCTTGCTGAGAATTTGACCAACCCGGTCGGCGGCGCCCTCTCCGTCTTCCTGCTGGGGCTGCTGTTCGGCTATGTGGCGCATAAAAGCAGGTCCGTGGCGGCGGGCACATTGACCCACATCCTCAACAACCTCTTCAGCGCCTGA